GGTTAAGTTGGAAATTCAAAGCTAGTAACAATGAGATGAAGGCGTGATTAGGCATTCCAATAGACAGCGGCATATTTATGTTCTGCATTACAAATGCATTGTCCATACTCCATAGCATTACAGATGTGTAAGGCACAATCATGAAGGTTGAACGAACATAATGCTAAGCTGTTTGATACATAAGCAATGTACTAAGATGCTCCGTTACTAATCCTGATCTATAGAGCATGGTTACTGTTGGTATTGGATGCTTCACAAAATTGGTTCAATTGTATACCATCCCAGCTCAATTCCATTGAGAAAATAGATCACTGACGGTGTCATAAGGTCCACAAgaggaaaggttttgatccggATTTGCATTGTGTCCTTTGTGTTTGGTATGAGACTCCAAAATAGAAGAATCCAAACAAACATCCCTGATGCAATTGTGATGCTCAAGATATTATAAATAGAAGGAAAATAGAAGTGTGTACGAACCTGATGCGATGTGCACCCATATCGGTGCAGCTTGACAGCCTCTTGTCTTTTGTTTCTAGCGTTCAGACAAGATCTGCCAGGGAAAAGAGACAAAGAAGTCAAAAATAGAGGCTGGTAGCGTCAGGTTCTGATGTACAGTGTGTAGTTTCTAACCATAGTAGCGCAGCAGGCTTTTTTGGATCTGCATGCATTCACATGATAGCAGGGTAGTAACAAGGAGCTGCTATGTTTTAATTTATATAGAGGTGTAGTTTGGCTACCTGCGCTGGCAGCTAGCATGTTTGGTTGATCGGGGGGTTGGAAATTATAGTCATTTACTAATAGTCCATTGTTCTGAAAGGTAAAAAGTAACTGAAGATGGATTTAGAAAGTTTCAATATATATATTGAGTAGGTTAGAATAAAAGTGTGCACAAACAGTAGGTATCTGAATAGGATTGTAAGCCAAAAAAACTCATAAAAATTCAGGCAAACAGCATATTAAAGAATGGAATGCAGCTGTTTTTCCTAAGTGTTCTTTCGGTAACCTAATTCTTAAACTTTCATTGACTAATTCGAGACCATGTTACTGTTTTCAATCTTGTTGGCCAGAAAACTAACCTAAATCATTATGGTGAGCATCTCACTTTAAAAGACTTTCAGAACTAATTTTCAATAAAATTCAGTTGAGCTCAGGTGCTTTCTCTCAGAGACAATTTATAAATATTAAGATTGTCAAGGGGTGCATACATGTTGCTTGGTTTGTCCACTGCTTGCAATGGATGCATGCTTGACTTTGCGTAGACCTACAAATATAATCAATTGGTGAACCTTACTTAGGGCGTGTTTGGGACGGCGTTGGCGCTGCGTTTCCGCAGAAAACGCAGAAAAAACCCGCCAAACACCTTGCGTCCGTCGCGCGTTGGGGCATCGCCAGCCACGCGATAATCGAGTGAATGAACGTGGGTGGGGAAAAAAGCGAGAAGCGAGCCGTCGGCCGCTTACCGCTTAAACGCGGCATGCGTTTTGAGGACTCGGTCCCAAACAGGACCTTACTATTCTCTAAAGCTTAAGAGAAACAGAGGAAACTTAATGGCACGAGTCAGGGCCGGTGAATTTGCTTATATATAGTTAAACTATCATTGTATTGCTAGGTATGGTATGCAATTAGCGTTCCTACGGAGCGACCTCCAAATTGGCGTTGATGTGTAAGAACATAGCTGTTGTTGCACCATAACATATGGTTCCTCGTGAACTCTATTAGAATTCAGAAGCAAATTTAGCAAATGTAATGGCCAAAAAAAACCCCATCTTATGCCAGAAGTAAAAGAAAGATGCCCCTTCTGCTTCCTTCAAAAATAGAAGTAAACGaaacgaaaaagaaaaggaggtcATAGGTTTGTTACTGGAAATGATATCTGTAAAAGAAGAATAGGCAAAAGTTACCCAGTCAAGGGGAATTTGTCTTGCAAAAATCGAAATGCAAAGACAAACGGATCTAGATAACACTGAGTAGTACGCAGATCATTCAAACATCTATTCTTATCTTTAATCTATACATTTATTGGTGGATGGGGAAAAAACACCAGGAAGGAGCTTGGGAATCAAATGCAGGGTGTTAATTTCAATAGGTAACCCAAAATGTGAAAAATCGAAAACGCAAATGTAAACAATTCCTTGCAGAGCGAATCGAGATTTAGGGTGGAGCTAGAAAATTAATTTGGACGATGCCATACTACTGCAGATTAATGCTCAGTTGCTTTACCTCTGCTCTGTTCCCCTGAGTGTGCGGTGGCGGAGATGCCAAGCTCAAGGCGGACCGTTAGCCGCCGCGGCGTAGGAGGCGATGCGAGGGCAGGTGACCCGCGGGGCTGCGCGGCGTTCCAGCTCCGCGGGCGACGCAGCAGCGCGGGGTCGGGGCGTCGGGCAGGTCGTTGTGGCCGGGTTCGCCGACGACGAGCAGGTCCCAGACGGCGACGTATGGAAAGGTGATGGGAGAAGGCGCGGTCGGCTTCGTAGCGGAGCCAGTATGCGCGCTCGCAGcctggagccggcggcggcgtctgcgCGTCCGCATCCTTTAGGGCTGGCTCGGCGGTgtccgcgcgcccgcggccggggcggcggcggctgcgccccGCGAGCCGGTGGCCGGGCCAGGGGCCGCGCCATTCCGGTGGCCGAGGCCGCGCCGCGGCGTACCGGGGACCGCGTCCGCACCGGCCGCTGAGACGGCAACAGCGGGGCTGCTATGCCCGCAAGCCTGCGGCCAGAGCGGTGGCGCAGGCCGGGATCGATCCGCGCGCTGCCTGCCGGTGGAGGCCGTGCTTCGGCttcgagacggcggcggcggcggctgcgccgcGGCCAAGGCGGCGCTAGGCCTgtggccccgccgcgcgccaacGTCTAGCGGCCGGTGACCATGACGGGTCGGGGGACTGCCTGCGCCGCCAACTGGGGGCCAAGCCGCGCTGCACCGCATTGGCGGTCTTCTCGACGGCGGCGATTCGGCTCATGGGTGGAGGAAAGGACGAGCAACGCGGCGAGGCCGGAGAGGAGGAGCAAGCACTGCTGAGGAAAACCATGATGCTTGAGAGGAGATATTTTCCCGTGAGCAATCCATTTTTGACGCGGGGTAGAAAGAAGGAGCTCGGAGCTGTGCGGAACGCGTGCGGCGTGTGAACGCTAGGAATCACGTTGGGTTGCACAAACACTGCTGCATTTGAACACTTTGAAACTTGAGCCAGTCAACCATGGATACATCAACTGTGCAGCATGGAGGAGAGATGAGAAAACTCTAGAGTTTGAGATATTTTTTGCAACAGTAAAAGAGGTTGGAGGAGCATGTACCGTTGATTTTCGATCGGACGGTTGAAATATTTTGAGACGACGTGGATAGGCTAGCTGTCCGCCGCGGGAACGAACTTTCATCTATAGAAATTAGTATCAGTCTGTCTATCCAAAAGAAGAAGCTGCCGAACCCAACGGAACGGAACGGAGATCATGCATGCGCAGCGGTCACGGGGCTTCCGCGCATGTCGACTCGGCCAACTAGAAGGCCTGGCCCATACTTATAGTGGGCCGCATCAGCTGCACGCAACCACCCCGCGTTCCTCCGTAGCAATGGTGGGAACGGCTTCCGGCCGGGGGCTCGGCGGCTCGGCCGCCGAGTTCGTCCTCCCTCCGCCCCCCACTCCGTCGCCGCCCTTCTCTTTCCTCCTCTGTCTCCGGCGCGCTGATGCCCCGCGCGCTGCCGGAGAAGTGGGGCTGTCGAGGAAGGCGCGACCGCCCGgttagccgccgccgccgcctgaacATGTTTTCTCTTCAACTACCTCCGATTCCAGATCAGTGGTTTGGGACGATACAGCGCCGCGGTAGCTAAGCTACCTAGAGCGCGCACGGACCCATCAGATTTCAAGCGGCCTTGGGGTCGTCCACTACTCCAGGTACAGGATCAGAGATCATCCTGCTTTCATCCATCACAGTCCCTTGTTTAACTCATTGACTATGTATTGACGGAATCGGCTAGGGTACTGTGTATTGACGGGCTCGGCTACTCATCCGTTTACTGAGTGTTGACTGACTCGGCTAGGTCCTGACGAATGCCTTGACTCCGCATCAAGGGCAGCCACTCAGTTTCAGAATTTTAAGGTCTCTTAAGATTTCAGAGTAGGAGGGTTAACTAAGTTAACAGATCCACTTATGCCTTGGCAGCCGTCGAGTTGTCACTGTGCGATCCAGCAACCGATCGAGGCTGTAAACTTGCTGCAAGCGGTTGGCTTGTCTCATTAGCCTGCATTGCCTGATCGTCATTTGACCATTTCAACTTCTTTTCTTATTATGCAGCACTTCATTCTGATTTCGGGCCAAGCTTTGTAGATATTATCGGTGGATGGTCACACAAACGTCAGGCAACAATTTAATCCATGTTTGGTAAGATGGCCAACTCAACTTTCCTTTTCTGCAATAAAGTTTTGAACCATGTGTGAGTTGACTCGGTTTGTGCCCAGCTTCTGCATGACAGTCACATGACTTGGATCTACATGACTTGTTGAGAACATTGTTTTATGATCCTTGATCATTAAGATTGGTCCTACTGTACATAGCAAAATTCCTTGTTCAAAGAGCCTGCTTGTCACCAGATTGTAATTATATCACCTGGAAAATACACAAACCCTGTTCCCTGATAGAGCTGTCACTGTTTTAAAACATCCGAAGTTCACAATGTATTTTGATGGTCACACTTGAGGACTTAAAGTGCTCCATAAAATCGGACCTTTCCTCTtgctttccctttttttttctttcactaAATTCATACTTTCGACTAGGACCAGGCCAACCTGTTTCTTTTCATGTGCCGGTCACTATCGTGATTTATAAATCAGCATCATCTTTAGTGCTGCAACTTCTCCTTTGAGCACCAGTCAGTTCATCTTGCAGAGCCCAAGAAACAATACTCCTCTGCCCCCCGAAAATGCCCCCTTCTATTCTTTGTATGTCTCTGGTTCTGTTCGCCATCCATGCTATTCCTGCCAAGGCTGCTCTTCCCGCCAACGAGACTGAAATTTCTTTGGGATCCAAAATCGATGCGGGCGGTGTGCAAAGTTGGGTCTCACCTTCAGGGCGCTTTGCTTTTGGCTTCTATCCTGATGATGAAGGCTTCTCCATCGGAGTCTGGCTTATAATCGGCGAATCCAGAAATATTGTGTGGACTGCCAACCGGGATGATCCCCCGGTTTCTGGTGGCTCAATTCAGTTAACCTATGGTGGTCTTCAATGGATTCCAGCTAATGCTGGCAGCCAAGGGAAGTTCATATTCGCCACCTCTACTCAGCCTGCCTCTGCTGCGATGATGGACACTGGCAACTTTGTGTTGTACGACATCAAAAAACAGGTCCTTTTGTCCACCTTTGCTTCTCCGACGGACACCTTAATACCAGGACAGAACCTAGTTCCTGGTAGCCAGCTGTTCTCAAGTGTATCTGACACTAACCATGCCATGGGGAAATATCGCCTTTCCAACCAGCTAGATGGCAACCTTGTGATGTATCTTGTTGACGCAGCTGACCCTGATAACTCATACTGGAATACTGGCACTTATGGCAATTCCTACCTCTTTACAGTTTTCTTGGATCCCAATGGCACACTATGGATGTTCGACCAAAATACAACATATACGAAAGTGTTGTTCCTCACAAACCAATCTTCTAACACTTCCTCAGACACAGATGTCTACTTTCGTCTGACATTGGACGCGGATGGTATATTGCGACTCTACTCCCATGTGTTCTTTGGGCAGGGGAGAGCACCCATGACAGAAATCATATGGCTGCAGCCTAGCAGTGATCCCTGCGATGTGAAAGGTGTTTGTGGTCCAAATAGCTTCTGTCATATGAGTTCTAATGGGAAAAGTAGCTGCTCTTGCCTCCCTGGTTTTGAATTCTCAAGTCCTAACCAAAGCATGCAAGGTTGCTGGAGGGTGCGGACTGGTGGTTGCACAGGGAATAGCTCTACTGATGATATCAGACTGATAGCTACGATGTTTGAGTTGAAGAACACTAGCTGGTCAGATAAGTCATATGCTGTTCTACCTCCAACGACAAGCATTGAAGCTTGCAAGGATCTTTGTCTCTCTGACTGCGCTTGTGAGATCGCAAGGTTTGATTCCTACTGCTCAAAGCAGATGCTTCCTATGAGGTATGGCAAGATGGTTTCTGGTAGCAACACTACAATATTTGTGAAGGTCTACACCTATGAATCCAGAGGCTTCCTCAGAAAGACAAGGTCTGGCCCAGTCGCCATATTGATATCAGGTGCTGCATTGGCTGTTTTCTCACTTCTTGTGTTCTTTGCATCCATACTACTCTGCAAGCATCAGCTGCCATTGCGGTACATGAGGGCTCCACAACAGCAGCACTCAGAATTTGATGACGAGAGCATAGCTATTCGATCCTATTCTTTCCAGGATCTGGAGTTGTCCACAGATGGATTTGCTGAAGAGCTAGGAAGGGGTGCTTATGGTACGGTGTTCAAAGGTTTCTTCACCAATAGTAACAAGGACATTGCAGTGAAGAGGCTTGAGAGGATGGCGGAAAATGGGGAGAGAGAGTTCCAGCGGGAAGTGCGTGCAATTGCACAAACGCACCACCGTAACCTTGTGCGATTGCTCGGATTCTGCAACGAAGGCATGCACCGCTTGCTTGTGTACGAGTATTTGCCAAATGGGTCCCTTGCAGACCTCCTCTTCAGGTCAGATGCAGTGCCTAGTTGGAGCAACAGGGTTGCAATTGTGCTGGATGTTGCAAGGGGGTTACAATACCTCCATGAAGAGATAGATGGCCCTATAATTCACTGTGATATTAAGCCAGAGAACATACTCATTGACAGCAGGGGGGTGGCGAAGATAGCAGACTTTGGCCTGGCAAAGTTGCTAATAGGGAACCAGACACAGACCTTCACTGGTGTGCGAGGCACACGTGGATATCTTGCACCAGAATGGAGCAAGAACACGGCAATCACTGTGAAGGTGGATGTTTACAGCTATGGTGTCATGCTCCTTGAGACAATAAGCTGCAAGAAGAGCATGGAGCTGAAGCTGGACGGTGACGAATGCAACATTTCTGAGTGGGCCTACGAGTATGTGATATCAGGTGATTTCAAGAATGTGGCAGCTGGGGAATGTGTCGATGAGGTGGAGCTGGAAAGGATGGTGAGGATCGGCATTTGGTGCACGCAGAATCAGCCAGTGACACGGCCTACGATGAAGAGCGTTGTTCAGATGATGGAAGGAAGCGCTGAAGTTCGGCGGCCTCCACCGCCTGCATCATTTTCGCAGTCACTGATGCGATCTGGAAGCAGCTGATACCCCAGGTTGCCATTGCGAAGATAAGCTTGCTGTCTGGCAAACGGCAATTAC
The nucleotide sequence above comes from Panicum virgatum strain AP13 chromosome 3K, P.virgatum_v5, whole genome shotgun sequence. Encoded proteins:
- the LOC120700425 gene encoding G-type lectin S-receptor-like serine/threonine-protein kinase LECRK1 — translated: MPPSILCMSLVLFAIHAIPAKAALPANETEISLGSKIDAGGVQSWVSPSGRFAFGFYPDDEGFSIGVWLIIGESRNIVWTANRDDPPVSGGSIQLTYGGLQWIPANAGSQGKFIFATSTQPASAAMMDTGNFVLYDIKKQVLLSTFASPTDTLIPGQNLVPGSQLFSSVSDTNHAMGKYRLSNQLDGNLVMYLVDAADPDNSYWNTGTYGNSYLFTVFLDPNGTLWMFDQNTTYTKVLFLTNQSSNTSSDTDVYFRLTLDADGILRLYSHVFFGQGRAPMTEIIWLQPSSDPCDVKGVCGPNSFCHMSSNGKSSCSCLPGFEFSSPNQSMQGCWRVRTGGCTGNSSTDDIRLIATMFELKNTSWSDKSYAVLPPTTSIEACKDLCLSDCACEIARFDSYCSKQMLPMRYGKMVSGSNTTIFVKVYTYESRGFLRKTRSGPVAILISGAALAVFSLLVFFASILLCKHQLPLRYMRAPQQQHSEFDDESIAIRSYSFQDLELSTDGFAEELGRGAYGTVFKGFFTNSNKDIAVKRLERMAENGEREFQREVRAIAQTHHRNLVRLLGFCNEGMHRLLVYEYLPNGSLADLLFRSDAVPSWSNRVAIVLDVARGLQYLHEEIDGPIIHCDIKPENILIDSRGVAKIADFGLAKLLIGNQTQTFTGVRGTRGYLAPEWSKNTAITVKVDVYSYGVMLLETISCKKSMELKLDGDECNISEWAYEYVISGDFKNVAAGECVDEVELERMVRIGIWCTQNQPVTRPTMKSVVQMMEGSAEVRRPPPPASFSQSLMRSGSS